Proteins co-encoded in one Chloroflexota bacterium genomic window:
- a CDS encoding LacI family DNA-binding transcriptional regulator: MTRTRQSLADIAKRAGVSVATVSRVLNDHPQVKAATRERVRRALAELRYDPNALFAPFVSTSSPMLGFLNPTSMLDLGLNRGYFLTQLAAIREEIESQGYGLFVGAFTGDPQHQVVGDRVLRNHQVQGAIVARVCTPDELEMLRETGLPVVLLNRPSGGPRIHSVRVDNRGAAQEAARHVLGLGHLRIGVIGGPSHVYSAEERLLGYQDALREAGLPPSALSVARTNLSEAQGAAALSELLDTDDPPTAILAINDYLAIAAVAEAQQRGLRVPDDLSIIGFGDVDIGRYISPPLTTIHTPWDRMGRFAARLLIESVNDPGLTHASVEMRTELIVRGSTAPPPRRAAATHRSPDGRDRQRAASTIPPPAIILEEDRMV; encoded by the coding sequence GTGACACGGACCCGCCAGTCCCTCGCCGACATCGCCAAACGGGCCGGCGTGTCCGTTGCGACCGTGAGCCGCGTCCTGAACGACCATCCACAGGTGAAGGCCGCCACGCGCGAGCGCGTTCGGCGCGCGCTGGCCGAGCTTCGGTACGATCCGAACGCCCTCTTCGCGCCGTTCGTCTCGACCAGCAGCCCGATGCTCGGGTTTCTCAATCCCACGTCGATGCTCGACCTCGGCCTGAACCGGGGCTACTTCCTGACTCAGCTTGCGGCGATCCGCGAGGAGATCGAGAGCCAGGGGTATGGCCTCTTCGTCGGCGCGTTCACCGGCGACCCGCAACATCAGGTGGTTGGTGACCGGGTGCTGCGCAACCATCAGGTACAGGGCGCCATTGTTGCGCGGGTCTGCACACCGGACGAGCTGGAGATGCTCCGCGAGACGGGCCTGCCAGTCGTGCTGCTGAATCGGCCGTCGGGCGGGCCACGCATCCACAGCGTGCGGGTGGACAATCGCGGGGCCGCCCAGGAGGCTGCGCGCCATGTGCTCGGCCTCGGCCACCTGCGCATCGGCGTCATCGGCGGGCCATCACACGTCTACTCGGCGGAAGAGCGGCTGCTCGGATACCAGGACGCCCTGCGTGAGGCTGGCCTGCCGCCATCGGCGCTGTCGGTGGCGCGCACCAATCTCAGCGAGGCACAGGGTGCGGCGGCCCTCTCCGAGCTGCTGGACACCGACGATCCGCCGACCGCCATCCTCGCGATCAACGACTACCTCGCGATTGCCGCCGTGGCCGAAGCGCAGCAGCGCGGGCTGCGCGTCCCGGACGACCTTTCCATCATTGGATTTGGCGACGTGGACATCGGGCGGTACATCTCGCCGCCGCTGACAACGATCCACACGCCCTGGGACCGGATGGGCCGATTCGCCGCCCGGCTCCTTATCGAGAGCGTGAACGACCCCGGGCTCACGCATGCCTCGGTGGAGATGCGCACCGAGCTGATCGTGCGTGGGTCGACAGCACCGCCGCCACGCCGGGCTGCCGCGACGCATCGCTCGCCCGACGGGCGGGACCGACAGAGGGCGGCCAGCACCATACCCCCACCAGCCATCATTCTCGAAGAGGATCGAATGGTATGA
- a CDS encoding Gfo/Idh/MocA family oxidoreductase, with protein sequence MSAPTPVTTGPSDKLRVAVVGVGLLGERHTRFWAQQPDVDLVGVVDTRQDRAAAVAAKWGAPFACASIDELMAHAGPDGSPTAVSIATPDFVHREPVLAALAAGLHVLVEKPLAMSTDDARAMIAAAERANRLLMVNHSMRWIPFYASLKRSIEAGELGEIVSAHSFKADTLYVPTTMLAWSSRTTPAYFLTAHDLDLVRWFADDEIEDVYAQGASRVLRGRGIDTPDIVQSSVRFKGGCVATFEASWILPDTYPSFTDNYMHVFGSKSAVYLNRGPEATEMFEEQRVRYPKLSTVYEHEGRIYGSFRHALEHFTDCVRSGREPLTSARRVYGVVAALEAIHRSLETRRPESVATLEPRVSASQGGEHGV encoded by the coding sequence ATGAGCGCGCCAACCCCTGTAACCACCGGACCGTCTGACAAGCTACGCGTCGCCGTCGTCGGCGTCGGGTTGCTTGGCGAGCGTCACACACGCTTTTGGGCGCAGCAACCTGACGTGGACCTCGTCGGTGTTGTGGACACCCGCCAGGATCGCGCGGCCGCTGTGGCTGCGAAGTGGGGCGCACCATTTGCGTGCGCCAGTATCGACGAGCTGATGGCGCACGCTGGCCCGGATGGCTCGCCCACCGCCGTCAGCATCGCCACCCCGGACTTTGTGCATCGCGAGCCGGTGCTCGCCGCGTTGGCAGCCGGTTTGCATGTCCTGGTCGAGAAGCCACTGGCGATGTCCACCGACGATGCCCGCGCCATGATCGCGGCGGCAGAGCGAGCCAACCGGCTGCTGATGGTCAACCACAGCATGCGCTGGATCCCGTTTTACGCCTCGCTCAAGCGCTCCATCGAAGCTGGCGAGCTTGGCGAGATCGTGAGTGCACACTCGTTCAAAGCCGACACGCTGTACGTTCCGACGACCATGCTGGCGTGGTCGTCGAGGACGACGCCCGCATACTTCCTGACCGCCCACGATCTCGATCTGGTGCGCTGGTTCGCCGACGACGAGATTGAGGACGTGTACGCGCAGGGGGCGAGCCGGGTGCTGCGCGGACGCGGCATCGACACGCCGGACATCGTCCAGTCGTCGGTCCGCTTCAAGGGCGGCTGCGTGGCAACCTTCGAAGCGTCCTGGATCTTGCCGGACACCTACCCGTCGTTCACCGACAACTACATGCACGTCTTCGGCAGCAAGAGCGCGGTATACCTGAACCGAGGCCCCGAGGCCACTGAGATGTTCGAGGAGCAGCGCGTACGCTACCCGAAGCTCTCGACGGTGTACGAGCACGAAGGGCGCATCTACGGATCGTTCCGCCACGCGCTGGAGCATTTCACTGACTGCGTCCGTTCAGGGCGCGAGCCGCTCACATCAGCGCGGCGGGTGTACGGTGTAGTGGCGGCCCTGGAGGCGATTCACCGATCCCTGGAGACGCGCCGGCCGGAATCCGTCGCCACACTGGAACCGCGGGTGTCCGCGTCGCAAGGAGGCGAGCATGGCGTATGA
- a CDS encoding ABC transporter permease — protein MVDARTDRRRSSTGFGARFWRSRRAVWGLAVLIAALGLTSLISLAMASDPEAMSPANKLLPPLATDRNGVFHLMGTDSLGRDVLARTLFGARISLAVAVGSIVLSGIVGIVAGLLAGYYPRLDALIMRLADVQLAIPTVLLAIALAAVLGPSLTNIILVLAITNWVIFARTVRASALQLRTSLFVEAARVVGAGDARIIMWHVMQNAWAPIIVIASQRVAQMILLEASLSFLGVGVPVGVPTWGSMVADGRAQILTAQWWVAGWPGLAITLTVLGVNFFGDGLRDVLDPRLRL, from the coding sequence GTGGTCGATGCCCGAACAGACCGCCGCCGCTCATCCACCGGTTTCGGGGCCCGGTTCTGGCGCAGCCGGCGTGCGGTCTGGGGGCTGGCGGTCCTGATCGCGGCGCTCGGGCTGACCTCACTCATCTCGCTGGCCATGGCGAGCGATCCCGAAGCGATGTCCCCGGCCAACAAGCTGCTTCCGCCGCTCGCCACCGACCGCAACGGTGTCTTCCACCTGATGGGCACGGACAGCCTCGGGCGGGATGTCCTGGCGCGAACGCTGTTCGGGGCGCGCATCTCGCTGGCCGTTGCCGTTGGCTCGATTGTGCTCTCGGGGATCGTCGGGATCGTCGCCGGGCTGCTGGCGGGCTATTATCCGCGCCTCGACGCCCTGATCATGCGCCTTGCCGACGTCCAGCTGGCGATTCCTACGGTGCTGCTGGCCATCGCGCTGGCGGCTGTGCTCGGACCGAGCCTGACCAACATTATCCTGGTACTGGCCATCACGAACTGGGTGATCTTTGCGCGGACCGTTCGGGCCTCCGCGCTACAACTGCGCACATCCCTCTTCGTTGAGGCTGCACGGGTCGTCGGCGCAGGCGACGCCCGCATCATCATGTGGCACGTCATGCAGAACGCCTGGGCGCCGATCATCGTCATTGCCAGTCAACGCGTGGCGCAGATGATCCTGCTTGAAGCCAGCCTCAGTTTCCTGGGGGTCGGTGTGCCGGTCGGTGTGCCGACCTGGGGCAGTATGGTGGCTGACGGCCGCGCGCAGATTCTCACCGCTCAATGGTGGGTTGCCGGCTGGCCGGGCCTCGCGATCACCCTCACCGTGCTCGGCGTGAACTTCTTCGGCGACGGTCTGCGCGACGTGCTCGATCCGAGGCTGCGCCTGTGA
- a CDS encoding D-aminoacylase — protein MAYDLLFTNGRVLDGAGNPWLRADVAVASGRIVAVGRALTGDAARTIDVGGQIVAPGFYDMHSHSDISLLVDPRHEAKVYQGVTFELLGQDGLSYAPVTPEILSQIRRHLAGLDGDDPRAGWDWTTVDSFLSKFDRQTSVNVGYLVPHNAVRIGAMGWERRTATAAELDRMRGLVREGMEDGAFGLATGLTYPPILWSDTAEMVAMCEVAARYGGIYVTHMRGQGDGLLDPIRESIEICQRAGLPLHISHLKSARLGSPPNLQGVISLLEGARASGLDVTFDSYQYSAGSSMLHSNLPDWVHEGGPDAEIERLQSREVRERVRALWAARMPPWDDLTVGSVRTDANRWMEGQKLGTLIRESGKDAVDFVCDLLLAEDLAASHVSAATHEDADLGVLLAHPYQMMGSDGIHLGSRVHPRTYGTYARVLQRYVREQRVLRLEEAIRKFSSFAARRLSIPDRGEIREGMWADIVVFDERTVTEHATFEQPRQLASGFSYVAVNGTLVLDGGQHTGATPGHAVRMRRP, from the coding sequence ATGGCGTATGACCTCCTGTTCACCAATGGCCGGGTGCTGGACGGCGCCGGCAACCCGTGGCTGCGGGCCGACGTTGCCGTGGCCAGTGGCCGGATCGTCGCCGTGGGGCGGGCGCTCACCGGCGACGCTGCGCGCACGATCGACGTTGGCGGCCAGATCGTGGCGCCCGGCTTCTACGACATGCACTCGCACTCGGACATCAGCCTGCTGGTAGATCCCCGCCACGAGGCGAAGGTCTACCAGGGCGTGACGTTCGAGCTGCTGGGGCAGGACGGCCTGTCGTACGCGCCGGTCACGCCCGAGATCCTCTCGCAGATTCGCCGCCACCTCGCCGGCCTCGACGGCGACGATCCTCGGGCCGGCTGGGATTGGACGACGGTCGACTCGTTCCTGAGCAAGTTCGACCGGCAGACCTCGGTCAACGTCGGCTACCTGGTTCCGCACAACGCCGTCCGCATCGGCGCGATGGGCTGGGAGCGGCGCACCGCGACGGCCGCCGAGCTGGACCGGATGCGCGGCCTCGTGCGGGAGGGCATGGAGGACGGCGCGTTCGGCCTGGCGACGGGCCTGACCTACCCGCCGATCCTCTGGTCCGACACCGCCGAGATGGTCGCGATGTGCGAGGTCGCGGCCCGCTACGGCGGCATCTACGTCACCCACATGCGCGGCCAGGGCGACGGCCTCCTGGACCCGATCCGCGAGAGCATCGAGATCTGCCAGCGGGCCGGCCTGCCGCTCCACATCTCGCACCTCAAGAGCGCGCGCCTCGGGAGCCCGCCGAACCTCCAGGGCGTCATCAGCCTGCTGGAGGGCGCCCGGGCCTCCGGCCTGGATGTGACGTTCGACAGCTACCAGTACAGCGCCGGCAGCAGCATGCTGCACTCGAACCTGCCAGACTGGGTCCACGAGGGCGGCCCGGATGCCGAGATCGAGCGGCTGCAGTCCCGCGAGGTCCGCGAGCGGGTGCGGGCGCTCTGGGCCGCCAGGATGCCCCCCTGGGACGATCTGACGGTCGGCTCGGTGCGGACGGACGCGAACCGCTGGATGGAGGGCCAGAAGCTCGGCACGCTGATCCGCGAGTCTGGCAAGGATGCCGTGGACTTCGTCTGCGACCTGCTGCTGGCGGAGGATCTGGCGGCCTCGCACGTCAGCGCGGCCACCCACGAAGATGCGGACCTGGGCGTGCTGCTGGCGCACCCCTACCAGATGATGGGCAGCGACGGGATTCACCTGGGGAGCCGTGTCCACCCGCGCACCTACGGCACCTACGCCCGCGTGCTGCAACGGTACGTCCGAGAGCAGCGGGTGCTCCGACTTGAGGAGGCGATCCGCAAGTTCTCGTCGTTCGCGGCGCGGCGGCTGAGCATCCCGGATCGCGGGGAGATCCGCGAGGGGATGTGGGCCGACATCGTGGTCTTCGACGAGCGGACCGTCACCGAGCACGCGACCTTCGAGCAGCCACGCCAGCTTGCCAGCGGCTTCTCGTACGTGGCCGTCAACGGCACGCTGGTGCTCGACGGCGGCCAGCACACGGGCGCAACGCCCGGACACGCGGTGAGGATGCGCCGGCCATAA
- a CDS encoding diaminopimelate decarboxylase, which translates to MSSPETFLTTAQAAAVREQFGTPCYVYDRRTLEATAKAARSFPAPFGFTLRYAMKANPSIGILKLFRELGLNIDASSDYEVERAMRAGFAPGQIQLTSQAPSRRLAEFVEKGVLYNACSLYQLEQFGKVAPGRGLSVRVNPGLGSGGTNRTNTGGPASSFGIWHEYLDDIKRIAQQHNLTIDRVHSHIGSGSDPEVWKRVTRMTLDLAAQLTDVKTVNLGGGFKVGRMPGEVSTDLQDIGYHVERELIEFQEREGRKLSLEVEPGTFLVARAGAVVASVIDVVNTGQDGYTFAKLDTGMTEVTRPALYGAQHPITVMTDRTDVAPVIFSGPCCESGDILTPAPGDPEALAPRTVPLPRIGDLVVVGGAGAYCAAMSTINYNSYPQAPEVMLETDGSFRLLRKRQEPAAVWQNEIA; encoded by the coding sequence GTGAGCAGCCCTGAGACCTTTTTGACCACGGCGCAGGCCGCCGCCGTGCGCGAGCAGTTCGGAACCCCCTGCTACGTGTATGACCGCCGCACCCTGGAGGCGACGGCGAAGGCCGCCCGGAGCTTCCCGGCCCCGTTCGGCTTCACGCTCCGCTACGCCATGAAGGCGAATCCGAGCATCGGCATCCTCAAGCTGTTCCGCGAGCTTGGCCTGAACATCGACGCCTCCAGCGACTACGAGGTTGAGCGGGCGATGCGGGCCGGCTTCGCACCGGGCCAGATCCAGCTCACCTCGCAGGCCCCCTCACGCCGCCTCGCCGAGTTCGTGGAGAAGGGCGTTCTCTACAACGCCTGCTCGCTCTACCAGTTGGAGCAGTTCGGGAAGGTCGCGCCCGGCCGCGGCCTGTCGGTGCGGGTCAACCCCGGCCTCGGCAGCGGCGGCACCAACCGCACCAACACCGGCGGGCCAGCCTCCAGCTTCGGCATCTGGCACGAGTACCTGGACGATATCAAGCGGATCGCCCAGCAGCACAACCTGACCATCGACCGGGTCCACAGCCACATCGGCTCCGGCTCCGACCCGGAGGTCTGGAAGCGGGTCACCCGGATGACGCTCGACCTGGCGGCCCAGCTCACGGACGTCAAGACGGTCAACCTCGGCGGCGGCTTCAAGGTCGGGCGGATGCCTGGCGAGGTCAGCACGGACCTGCAGGACATCGGCTACCACGTCGAGCGGGAACTGATCGAGTTCCAGGAGCGGGAGGGCCGCAAGCTGAGCCTGGAGGTCGAGCCGGGCACGTTCCTGGTGGCGCGGGCCGGGGCCGTCGTCGCCAGCGTGATCGACGTGGTCAACACCGGCCAGGACGGCTACACCTTCGCCAAGCTCGACACCGGCATGACCGAGGTCACCCGACCGGCCCTCTACGGCGCGCAGCACCCGATCACCGTGATGACGGACCGCACAGACGTCGCCCCGGTCATCTTCTCCGGCCCCTGCTGCGAGTCCGGCGACATCCTGACGCCGGCCCCTGGCGATCCGGAGGCGCTCGCGCCGCGCACCGTGCCGCTGCCGCGGATCGGGGATCTGGTCGTCGTGGGCGGGGCCGGGGCCTACTGCGCCGCGATGTCCACCATCAACTACAACTCGTACCCGCAGGCGCCCGAGGTGATGCTGGAGACGGACGGCTCGTTTCGGCTGCTGCGAAAGCGCCAGGAGCCAGCGGCCGTCTGGCAGAACGAGATCGCGTAG
- a CDS encoding stress response translation initiation inhibitor YciH, producing MSGNRVVYDTDVGRMDRCARCNRRTEACICQPVRQGPRGDGIVRVSRERGGRKGKTVTVVTGLPGDAAALAQIATTLKKLCGSGGTVAGDNVEIQGDHREKVAARLTELGHKVKLAGG from the coding sequence ATGTCCGGAAACCGCGTCGTGTACGACACTGATGTTGGCCGCATGGACCGCTGCGCCCGCTGCAATCGGCGGACCGAGGCCTGCATCTGCCAACCCGTCCGCCAGGGGCCGCGCGGCGACGGCATCGTGCGGGTCTCGCGGGAGCGCGGGGGCCGCAAGGGCAAGACGGTGACCGTGGTGACCGGCCTGCCCGGCGACGCAGCCGCCCTCGCGCAGATCGCCACGACGCTCAAGAAACTGTGCGGCTCTGGTGGGACCGTCGCCGGAGACAACGTCGAGATCCAGGGCGACCACCGCGAGAAGGTGGCGGCCAGGTTGACCGAGCTGGGGCACAAGGTCAAGCTGGCCGGCGGCTGA